The Micromonospora sp. Llam0 genome contains a region encoding:
- a CDS encoding prepilin peptidase, whose product MTATALVTAAAVAGAAAGPWLRARIFSNSVAYRRPLRRRCPRCRQPLATSVWAMMPVTGRCPRCARRIGPATAAVEATAALVAALIAWRSHDLATFTVATWVAAFGIVLSFVDATVRRLPDRITLPAITGTVTILAVTAAATTTYHHLLTALASAALLGGTYLAMVLARPTAIGLGDAKLAALTGLLLGSFSLSTAFAGLIAATLIGTATGLVLLATRRIHLRQGFAHGPAMMLGALLAFTLASLPQ is encoded by the coding sequence GTGACCGCCACCGCGCTGGTGACGGCCGCGGCGGTAGCCGGTGCCGCAGCCGGGCCATGGCTACGGGCCCGAATCTTCAGCAACAGCGTCGCGTACCGGCGGCCCCTGCGCCGTCGCTGCCCACGATGCCGACAGCCCCTGGCCACATCGGTATGGGCGATGATGCCCGTCACCGGCCGATGCCCCAGATGCGCCCGCCGCATCGGGCCCGCAACCGCCGCCGTCGAGGCAACCGCCGCGCTCGTGGCCGCGCTCATCGCCTGGCGCAGCCACGACCTCGCCACGTTCACCGTGGCCACGTGGGTCGCCGCCTTCGGCATCGTTCTGTCCTTCGTGGACGCCACCGTGCGTCGCCTGCCGGACCGCATCACCCTGCCCGCCATAACCGGCACGGTCACCATCCTGGCCGTCACCGCCGCCGCGACGACCACCTACCACCACCTCCTCACCGCGCTCGCCAGCGCGGCGCTGCTCGGCGGAACCTACCTCGCCATGGTGCTCGCCAGACCCACCGCGATCGGCCTCGGCGACGCGAAACTGGCCGCACTGACCGGTCTCCTACTCGGCTCGTTCAGCCTCTCCACCGCGTTCGCCGGCCTGATCGCCGCCACCCTCATCGGCACCGCCACCGGTCTGGTCCTGCTCGCCACCCGACGAATCCACCTGCGCCAAGGCTTCGCGCACGGCCCCGCCATGATGCTCGGCGCCCTCCTCGCCTTCACGCTCGCGTCGCTGCCCCAATGA
- a CDS encoding HU-CCDC81 and SPOR domain-containing protein, protein MGSRSAVARRGVVTDGELTLSLAASGVMRLMAWPGPEDPRNPYPTALQLALDRLTWACWNERIEPPGGVADLVSEWCSEPLANWPLDLPDGAVGPGDRLVVDGEASETCRDWAVTNPDVISEVMESRFMSDVRGTCQGMGRRGQEVYVGLRRLMVDEPVLSGVELLKRRNQFSDIPAWSQWLGEAYVPVTANELDGSSVGVCRRCRQLTRPASGGWRCVTPRCRRLARPPTVTVREGKGVVRLRGDLVTYVSLPGRAESDLVKTLELAGAKVYWWPDVDAYDLLVVWPDGRRWAIDVKDWRSPYPLARKLRPLPTYRCGHEYAWDEGFIVIPTDRVNQRRGYLTILRRHSEALRTHPELEAVSVKQLKDRIPEGCRGA, encoded by the coding sequence ATGGGTAGTCGGTCCGCCGTGGCGCGGCGTGGCGTCGTCACGGATGGCGAGCTGACCTTGTCGTTGGCTGCGTCTGGGGTGATGCGGTTGATGGCGTGGCCGGGGCCGGAGGACCCACGCAATCCGTATCCGACGGCACTTCAGCTGGCGCTGGACCGGTTGACGTGGGCGTGCTGGAACGAGCGGATTGAACCCCCGGGCGGTGTCGCTGACCTGGTGAGCGAATGGTGCAGCGAGCCACTGGCGAACTGGCCGTTGGACCTGCCGGACGGCGCGGTCGGGCCCGGCGATCGGCTGGTGGTTGATGGGGAGGCGAGCGAGACCTGCCGGGATTGGGCGGTGACCAACCCGGATGTGATCAGCGAGGTGATGGAAAGCCGGTTCATGTCCGATGTTCGTGGCACCTGTCAGGGGATGGGGCGCCGGGGCCAGGAGGTGTACGTCGGGCTGCGGCGGCTGATGGTCGATGAGCCGGTGTTGTCCGGGGTCGAGTTGTTGAAGCGCCGAAACCAGTTCTCTGACATACCGGCGTGGTCGCAGTGGCTCGGTGAGGCGTACGTGCCGGTGACCGCCAACGAGCTGGATGGGTCGTCGGTGGGTGTGTGCCGCCGATGCCGGCAGCTGACGAGGCCGGCGAGCGGCGGCTGGCGCTGCGTGACGCCACGGTGTCGTCGGCTGGCCCGTCCGCCCACCGTCACCGTGCGCGAGGGGAAGGGCGTGGTGAGGCTGCGCGGTGACCTGGTGACCTACGTGAGTCTCCCAGGTCGGGCGGAGTCCGATCTGGTGAAGACGCTGGAATTGGCCGGGGCGAAGGTGTACTGGTGGCCCGATGTCGACGCCTACGACCTGCTGGTGGTTTGGCCGGACGGCCGACGGTGGGCCATTGACGTCAAAGACTGGCGTAGCCCGTACCCACTGGCCCGGAAACTGCGCCCGCTGCCGACATACCGGTGCGGGCACGAGTACGCCTGGGATGAGGGATTCATCGTGATTCCGACCGACCGGGTCAACCAGCGCCGCGGCTACCTGACCATCCTGCGTCGGCATAGCGAGGCGCTGCGCACCCACCCGGAGTTGGAAGCGGTGAGCGTCAAGCAGCTGAAGGACCGGATCCCGGAGGGTTGTCGTGGCGCGTAA
- a CDS encoding pPIWI_RE module domain-containing protein, giving the protein MRYDLIQQLAFPIDPAKLGDILHPYQACTFPNTWKAALARTLYPDRSDDDIRRGVPLWSLTTAFAAFQPDIIVDGNGGGQRFWLGGAHRPSDDVLTALIHSGITSVVHAQARRYPRRGIRVDGLPDLLAGINPATDLDWREVPLLADDGQFTEHTFRLLPDLIVAHLAEQAWTVDHGGVSSSQFQRIATADGAELMSWPPRDHPRRTRRWSFSYVVRLSVQTMPADPTPHLFVHIGLRRWASRKVFLNNNDRALSVAVKAPTSWGDGPIPPLIARARMQWRPGPKDKKEGRMDWTDDIVEVLSRLHGVALPDPAKLCADPLEHLPRPATPVAGDFEAGVFYRTGFAHKHPVGDGVSAKDRWRIFGSLTDSLRAHLTPMGLTKRTHGVTVSPRPPAKKDGIRIPTTAVAAAVGRKITIEVWWQTSIIRDETLAAIGRILQMPALEPTGTNGSWRTANDHLTVTVHTREIGALATDLDINKEITKKADRYRDAASRRIRQVNDWLAPHPTSQPTFVLVELDDDKAFTTDTDPKFVLRTAAGRNGRNTQFLTPTKDGETDANRTTRIEQSLRELLVRQAGVPARATRLGLDDHPLPDTTRMVAIWLIRKNGLQTSSFPIAVCCDPRQPVIKARLYGERTWLPMREALLALSALQNEHALVPAKAAAEFIADVIDQLGHLDGPTLLTNLAQNTRGVWKTTANTNIRIDSLATTTEAHVPAAQHPNIRYVRARTNLSQETTQHYAYAEHKVEEDDGTISTVKIIGLSAGLWQPATSHGRIFFSTPDKPATASGSSPKGSRIELRRARRKDGTEHDVLDIASDVWNPQLVEFFVGALQQDDKPAAWAAAAHQYRYVAAHYDDPTLLPLPMHHGHRAGEYLLPGHMLDDAISEQT; this is encoded by the coding sequence GTGCGCTATGACCTGATCCAGCAGCTCGCCTTCCCCATCGACCCAGCGAAGCTGGGCGACATCCTGCACCCCTACCAGGCGTGCACCTTCCCCAACACGTGGAAGGCCGCCCTGGCTCGCACGCTCTACCCGGACCGCAGCGACGACGACATCCGACGCGGTGTGCCGCTGTGGTCCTTGACCACCGCGTTCGCCGCGTTTCAGCCGGACATCATCGTCGATGGCAACGGCGGGGGTCAGCGATTCTGGCTCGGCGGAGCTCACCGGCCCTCCGACGACGTCCTCACCGCGCTGATCCACAGCGGCATCACCAGCGTCGTCCACGCCCAAGCCCGCCGTTATCCACGTCGCGGTATCAGGGTTGACGGACTACCCGACCTACTCGCCGGGATCAACCCCGCCACCGACCTGGACTGGCGAGAAGTGCCCCTTCTCGCTGACGACGGACAGTTCACCGAACACACCTTCCGCCTCCTGCCCGACCTCATCGTCGCCCATCTCGCGGAGCAGGCATGGACCGTTGACCACGGTGGCGTGTCCAGCTCACAATTTCAACGCATCGCCACCGCCGACGGTGCTGAACTCATGTCCTGGCCCCCGCGCGATCATCCCCGCCGTACCCGCCGCTGGTCGTTCTCCTACGTGGTCCGGCTCAGCGTGCAGACCATGCCCGCCGATCCGACTCCGCACCTTTTTGTCCACATCGGGCTGCGACGTTGGGCCAGCCGCAAAGTGTTTTTGAACAACAACGACCGCGCCCTGTCTGTCGCCGTCAAGGCCCCTACCTCCTGGGGCGACGGCCCGATACCGCCGCTGATCGCCCGCGCGCGGATGCAATGGCGCCCTGGGCCGAAGGACAAGAAGGAAGGCCGGATGGACTGGACCGACGACATCGTCGAGGTCCTGTCCCGGCTCCATGGCGTCGCCCTGCCCGATCCAGCAAAGCTCTGCGCCGACCCGCTCGAACACCTGCCCCGACCAGCCACTCCCGTTGCCGGCGACTTCGAGGCCGGCGTCTTCTACCGCACCGGCTTCGCCCACAAGCATCCTGTCGGTGACGGCGTATCCGCCAAAGACCGCTGGCGGATTTTTGGAAGCCTCACTGACTCCCTCCGCGCGCACCTCACCCCAATGGGCCTCACGAAACGTACCCACGGGGTCACCGTGTCGCCTCGCCCACCAGCGAAGAAGGACGGTATCCGTATCCCCACCACTGCGGTTGCCGCCGCCGTCGGCCGAAAGATAACCATCGAGGTGTGGTGGCAGACAAGCATCATCCGCGACGAAACCCTCGCCGCGATCGGCCGCATCCTCCAAATGCCCGCGCTCGAACCGACCGGCACAAACGGCTCCTGGCGTACCGCCAACGACCACCTGACCGTCACCGTTCACACCCGGGAGATCGGTGCCCTCGCCACGGACCTTGACATCAACAAGGAGATCACGAAGAAGGCGGACCGATACCGCGACGCCGCCTCACGCCGCATCCGGCAGGTCAACGACTGGCTCGCACCCCACCCCACCAGCCAGCCGACCTTCGTGCTCGTAGAACTCGATGACGACAAGGCATTCACTACCGACACCGACCCCAAGTTCGTGCTCCGGACCGCCGCCGGCCGCAACGGCCGCAACACCCAGTTCCTTACGCCGACCAAAGACGGCGAAACCGATGCCAACCGCACGACCCGCATCGAACAGTCCCTCCGCGAACTACTCGTCCGTCAAGCCGGCGTTCCCGCCCGCGCGACCCGGCTCGGCCTCGACGACCACCCGCTACCCGACACTACCCGCATGGTCGCCATCTGGCTCATCCGCAAGAACGGCCTACAGACCAGTTCATTCCCGATCGCTGTGTGCTGCGATCCCCGCCAGCCCGTCATCAAGGCGCGTCTCTACGGCGAACGTACCTGGCTGCCAATGCGCGAGGCGCTCCTTGCGCTGAGCGCCCTACAGAACGAGCACGCCCTCGTCCCAGCCAAGGCCGCTGCCGAATTCATCGCCGACGTCATCGACCAACTCGGCCACCTCGACGGACCCACGCTCCTGACCAACCTCGCTCAGAACACCCGCGGCGTGTGGAAAACAACCGCCAACACCAACATCCGTATCGACAGCCTCGCGACCACCACAGAAGCGCATGTCCCGGCAGCGCAGCATCCGAACATACGCTACGTGCGGGCCCGCACCAACCTCAGCCAGGAAACGACCCAGCACTACGCCTACGCCGAACACAAGGTCGAAGAAGACGACGGCACCATCTCCACCGTCAAGATCATTGGACTCAGCGCCGGCCTCTGGCAGCCAGCAACCAGCCACGGCCGCATCTTCTTCAGTACCCCCGACAAGCCCGCCACCGCCTCCGGTAGCTCTCCGAAAGGCTCACGGATCGAACTGCGTCGCGCCCGCCGCAAAGACGGCACCGAGCACGACGTCCTCGATATCGCCTCAGACGTATGGAACCCTCAGCTCGTCGAGTTCTTCGTCGGCGCCCTACAACAGGATGACAAGCCCGCCGCGTGGGCCGCTGCCGCACACCAGTACCGCTACGTCGCAGCCCACTACGACGACCCAACCCTGCTCCCACTCCCAATGCACCACGGTCACCGTGCGGGCGAATACCTCCTACCCGGCCACATGCTCGACGACGCGATCAGCGAACAGACGTGA
- the lexA gene encoding transcriptional repressor LexA produces MTAPDASPDPPWLTPRQRQILTMIRQWVVQHGYPPTVREIGAAVGLGSPSSVAHHLKALERHRLIRRTPGGPRAVDARSMTGRDPSREFEARHGTRIPLLGAIAAGAPIHAEECVEEVLSLPVDLVGRGTLFALRVQGDSMVGAGIADGDVIVVRQQAVADNGDIVAAMIDGEATVKQYRTHDGRTELVPHNPHYPVIPADQAVILGKVVCALHRW; encoded by the coding sequence GTGACCGCCCCCGACGCCTCACCCGACCCACCCTGGTTGACGCCGCGGCAGCGACAGATCCTCACAATGATTCGTCAATGGGTCGTACAGCATGGCTATCCGCCGACTGTACGGGAGATCGGCGCGGCCGTCGGTCTCGGTTCACCGTCATCGGTGGCCCACCACCTGAAGGCACTCGAACGGCACCGCCTGATCCGTCGGACTCCAGGCGGACCGCGGGCGGTCGACGCCCGCTCGATGACTGGCCGCGATCCGTCGCGCGAGTTTGAGGCACGACACGGAACGAGGATTCCGCTACTGGGAGCCATTGCCGCTGGCGCGCCGATCCATGCCGAGGAGTGTGTCGAGGAGGTTCTGTCCCTGCCGGTCGACCTCGTCGGCCGAGGCACGCTATTCGCATTGCGAGTGCAAGGCGACTCGATGGTCGGCGCAGGAATCGCTGATGGAGACGTCATCGTGGTTCGCCAGCAAGCGGTAGCCGACAACGGCGACATCGTCGCCGCCATGATCGACGGCGAAGCGACTGTCAAGCAGTATCGAACCCATGATGGCAGGACCGAACTCGTCCCCCACAACCCGCACTATCCAGTGATTCCCGCAGATCAGGCGGTCATCCTCGGCAAAGTCGTGTGTGCGCTCCACCGCTGGTGA
- a CDS encoding ArdC family protein: MAMTAEEREAFLERTKSEFDARLARLAADPSEWVTFIEEAAVFGAHYSLHNQFLLMLQAAERNMTPRYFLPYGNKQGTSGWKAVNRHVREGETGFLIWAPVKRRPTEEQAREWEAAGRTVRRDLDGRPSIQIVGFRPTTTFDISQTDGEPFEVPTVQRRRQMRVAGGRTAQLLTGDDPTGAYDDVVGLIKQAGYDFALAPPGSPHLGRANGVTVKGPGIQEVRVRDDVSGAQRLKTTVHELAHIRCGHLDNLDQQEHLHRGRRETEAESVAHLVCRALGLDTQAYSDTYVLGWADGDLVLIEKCAETVLRIAKQILSDLTAVPDAAEPAPDPHAGATPARSTRRGQRRRATTARPAARRAS; the protein is encoded by the coding sequence ATGGCCATGACAGCCGAGGAACGCGAGGCGTTCCTCGAACGGACCAAGTCCGAGTTCGACGCCCGGCTGGCGCGCCTCGCTGCTGACCCCAGCGAGTGGGTCACCTTCATCGAGGAAGCGGCCGTCTTCGGCGCCCACTACAGCCTGCACAACCAGTTCCTGCTCATGCTCCAAGCCGCCGAGCGGAACATGACGCCGCGCTACTTCCTGCCCTACGGAAACAAGCAGGGCACCTCCGGATGGAAGGCCGTCAACCGGCACGTCCGCGAGGGCGAGACCGGCTTCCTCATCTGGGCACCCGTGAAACGCCGCCCTACCGAGGAGCAGGCCCGCGAGTGGGAGGCCGCCGGCCGCACAGTCCGACGCGACCTGGACGGCCGCCCCTCGATCCAGATCGTCGGATTTCGGCCCACGACCACCTTCGACATCAGCCAGACCGACGGTGAACCGTTCGAGGTGCCCACCGTGCAGCGCCGCCGCCAGATGAGAGTCGCCGGTGGGCGAACCGCGCAATTGCTCACCGGCGACGACCCTACCGGCGCCTACGACGACGTCGTCGGGCTGATCAAGCAGGCTGGGTACGACTTCGCGCTCGCACCCCCGGGCAGCCCGCACCTGGGCCGCGCGAACGGCGTCACCGTCAAGGGACCCGGCATCCAGGAGGTTCGGGTACGCGACGACGTCAGCGGCGCGCAGCGGCTCAAAACCACGGTTCATGAGCTGGCCCACATCCGGTGCGGACACCTCGACAACCTCGACCAGCAGGAACACCTACACCGCGGCCGGCGCGAGACCGAAGCTGAGAGCGTCGCTCACTTGGTGTGCCGCGCGCTCGGCCTCGATACCCAGGCGTACTCCGACACCTACGTCCTCGGCTGGGCCGACGGAGACCTCGTGCTCATCGAGAAGTGCGCCGAGACCGTGCTGCGGATCGCCAAGCAGATCCTCAGTGACCTCACCGCCGTCCCGGACGCCGCCGAACCGGCACCGGATCCGCACGCCGGTGCCACGCCGGCGCGCAGTACCCGCCGCGGGCAGAGGAGAAGGGCGACGACGGCCCGCCCCGCAGCCCGCCGCGCCTCCTGA
- a CDS encoding DNA-processing protein DprA yields the protein MPDNTQLDGETVSQETLPGVEAGSNTELRHPAAKMPFGPSLLALAKVHRLGHKGLADLVDHLGRDIGLLLEDDHARALTMLQAVKIPSAHRVADALAEDRKDLITAGCREFDRLTERAVILLGPGEIPPRLRALPDGPRWLFVQGRAEVLDDGPYVAVVGTREPSLLGVKATEAVARTMAAYPITLVSGLANGIDAAAHRFALRDSVTNVAFLGHGINVIFPSETSEIRQRIIASGGAVVSEYLPDDHYKKHYFVARNRLQAGLSNIVVAADGTASGGTAHTVRFAAKYGRPTVGLQFEGARNLAKLVAEQDAGEVVKIFDDSGRRHLDRLFRALCNQVGKPTNGLKLVEHLLDREVRLRDIPRSDLEQLITRLTRLIEESS from the coding sequence GTGCCAGACAACACCCAGCTGGACGGGGAAACGGTGTCCCAGGAGACGCTGCCCGGTGTGGAAGCCGGCAGCAACACGGAGTTGCGCCACCCCGCGGCCAAGATGCCCTTCGGTCCATCGCTACTGGCGCTCGCCAAGGTTCACCGGCTGGGACACAAGGGGCTCGCTGACCTAGTAGACCATCTCGGCCGCGACATCGGGCTACTGCTCGAAGACGACCACGCCCGTGCACTCACCATGCTACAAGCCGTCAAGATCCCCAGCGCCCATCGTGTCGCCGACGCCCTGGCCGAAGACCGAAAAGACCTCATCACGGCAGGTTGTCGGGAATTCGACCGCCTGACCGAGCGCGCGGTCATTCTGCTCGGGCCAGGGGAGATCCCTCCACGGCTTCGCGCTCTACCGGATGGACCACGCTGGCTGTTCGTCCAAGGACGCGCCGAGGTCCTCGACGACGGCCCCTATGTCGCCGTCGTCGGAACCCGCGAACCGTCACTGCTTGGGGTGAAAGCCACCGAAGCAGTCGCCCGGACTATGGCGGCATACCCGATCACCCTCGTTTCCGGGCTCGCCAACGGCATCGATGCCGCCGCCCACCGATTTGCTCTCCGCGACAGCGTGACCAACGTCGCCTTTCTCGGCCACGGCATCAACGTCATCTTCCCCTCGGAGACCAGCGAGATTCGCCAACGAATCATCGCGTCCGGCGGCGCAGTCGTTAGCGAATATCTGCCCGACGACCACTACAAGAAGCACTACTTCGTCGCGCGGAACCGGCTTCAGGCAGGATTGTCGAACATCGTGGTCGCGGCAGACGGCACTGCCAGTGGCGGCACCGCCCACACGGTCCGCTTCGCGGCAAAATACGGGCGACCGACGGTGGGCCTTCAATTCGAAGGAGCCCGCAATCTGGCGAAGCTAGTCGCCGAGCAAGACGCCGGTGAAGTGGTGAAGATCTTCGACGACTCCGGGCGACGTCACCTGGACCGCCTGTTCCGTGCGCTCTGCAACCAAGTGGGAAAGCCCACGAATGGACTCAAACTCGTGGAGCACCTACTGGATCGCGAGGTAAGGCTCCGCGACATCCCCCGTTCAGACCTTGAGCAGCTGATTACCCGGCTGACGCGACTTATCGAGGAAAGCTCATGA
- a CDS encoding NlpC/P60 family protein: MTRRVATVLVTTVIGVACLCVVGLIGIASSATACVPRIDPSPNASAAPPSALASSYNAEQLTNATIIVSVGAGRGIPERGLVIAVAVALQESSLRNLGHLGAANDHDSLGLFQQRPSQGWGTPDQIMDPVYAANAFYSKLLTVTGWEQMPLTQAAQSVQRSATPAAYAKWEPDATALVALSAGLYGGCTAGDGMSGSSEALPDDFTLPPDTPLPVAIAIWWALQQLGTPYAFGGDCTDAHSGNPAHQCDCSSLIQQAYRTGGISLPRVTDDQQHAGTPIASLIQARPGDMIFIPGSNGTMSDPGHVGLYIGHGLVVQAPHTGDVVKLTKASAWAGQIATIRRIVKGD, from the coding sequence ATGACGCGCCGCGTCGCGACCGTGCTGGTCACCACCGTCATCGGCGTCGCCTGCCTTTGCGTCGTAGGGCTCATCGGGATCGCCAGCAGCGCTACCGCCTGCGTACCCCGCATCGACCCGTCGCCCAACGCGTCCGCCGCGCCGCCTTCCGCACTCGCCAGCAGCTACAACGCCGAGCAACTCACCAACGCCACCATCATCGTCTCCGTCGGCGCCGGCCGAGGCATCCCCGAACGGGGCCTGGTCATCGCCGTCGCCGTCGCGCTGCAGGAATCCTCCCTGCGCAACCTCGGACACCTGGGCGCGGCCAACGACCACGACTCGCTCGGCCTGTTCCAGCAACGCCCCAGCCAGGGATGGGGAACCCCGGACCAGATCATGGACCCGGTCTACGCGGCCAACGCCTTCTACAGCAAGCTCCTCACCGTCACCGGGTGGGAGCAGATGCCGCTGACACAGGCCGCCCAGTCGGTCCAACGCAGCGCCACCCCCGCCGCATACGCCAAGTGGGAGCCGGACGCCACCGCGCTCGTCGCGCTATCCGCCGGCCTGTACGGCGGCTGCACCGCTGGCGACGGAATGTCCGGCAGCAGCGAAGCCCTACCCGACGACTTCACCCTCCCACCCGACACGCCACTGCCGGTCGCCATCGCGATCTGGTGGGCGCTGCAACAACTCGGCACCCCGTACGCGTTCGGCGGCGACTGCACCGATGCGCACTCCGGCAACCCCGCCCACCAATGCGACTGCTCCAGCCTCATTCAACAGGCCTACCGGACCGGCGGAATCAGCCTGCCGCGCGTCACCGACGACCAACAGCACGCGGGCACGCCCATCGCCAGCCTCATCCAGGCACGACCCGGTGACATGATCTTCATTCCCGGCAGCAACGGCACCATGAGCGACCCCGGCCACGTCGGCCTCTACATCGGACACGGCCTTGTCGTACAGGCTCCGCACACCGGAGACGTGGTGAAACTGACTAAGGCATCTGCCTGGGCCGGCCAGATCGCCACCATCCGCCGAATCGTTAAAGGGGATTAA
- a CDS encoding RNA polymerase sigma factor: MAPPISLSVGHDGRIRTTPHAVALLHRAQAGDIDAFAALYDGYRDLLRRYVGVRVRDQHAVDDLVHDTFTDALASLTTADDDVVGWLLRLAGRACTRHSWGMRRYRRAAHELHQAPPATPVTRSDTPRMVLVAALLAAAPLTLAQRQAVELRLAGHPRDVAATEMGRSRDAVRGLERRAIRRIRMVIDVAGAV; the protein is encoded by the coding sequence ATGGCACCACCGATCAGCCTGTCCGTCGGTCACGACGGACGGATCCGCACCACACCGCATGCCGTCGCCCTGCTCCATCGGGCACAAGCCGGCGACATCGACGCATTCGCCGCCCTCTACGACGGCTACCGGGACCTGCTACGCCGCTACGTCGGCGTGCGCGTCCGCGACCAGCACGCCGTCGATGACCTGGTCCACGACACGTTCACCGATGCGCTCGCCAGCCTCACCACCGCCGACGACGACGTGGTCGGCTGGCTGCTGCGCCTGGCCGGCCGCGCCTGCACCAGGCACTCGTGGGGGATGCGCCGATACCGCCGCGCCGCCCACGAACTCCACCAAGCGCCACCCGCCACGCCCGTCACTCGATCGGACACGCCGCGAATGGTGCTGGTGGCCGCGCTGCTCGCCGCCGCGCCGTTGACCCTCGCCCAACGCCAGGCGGTCGAGCTGCGTCTGGCCGGTCACCCGCGCGACGTTGCCGCCACCGAGATGGGCCGCAGCCGGGACGCGGTACGCGGCCTGGAACGCCGCGCTATTCGCCGGATCCGCATGGTGATCGATGTAGCCGGTGCCGTATGA